TGGTGCTGCTGATTCCGGGTACGCTGGGGGACAAATCGTTTTTTGATGCGGCGAACAATGGTCTGCAGAAGGTGAAAAGCGAGCTTGGCGCGGAAACGAAGGTTGTGGAAATGGGCGCTGACAAGACGAAATGGGAGCCGACTTTTAATGATATCGCTGCTGAGGATTGGGATGTTGTCATCTCCGGCGGCTCGGAAATTACCGAAATGTTCAATGCAACGGCTGAAGCGAATCCTGATAAAAAATTCATCAACTATGATACTGACATCGAGGAAGCGCCTGCCAATATGTACAATATGTCTTACTCGACCAATGAGGTCTCCTTCCTGGCCGGAGCGGCTGCGGCGCTTGCTACCCAGTCCGATATGCCTAATGCCAACAAGGACAATGTGATCGGATTCCTGGGCGGAATGGACATTCCCGGCATCAATGCCTTCCTGGTCGGTTACATTCAGGGAGCACAGTATGTTGATCCGGAAGTGAAGGTAGCTGTCTCTTATGCCGGAGATTTCGTAAACCCTGCCAAGGGCAAGGAATTGTCGCTGATCCAGTATAACTCGGGTGTGGATATTATCTTCAACGTAGCGGGCGGTACGGGCCTTGGCATCTTCGATGCAGCGAAGGAAAAGAACAAATATGCCATCGGCGTCGATTCTGACCAGGCGATGCTGCTGAAGGATACAGACAGTGTGAAAGCCAACCTGATCGTTACTTCTGCGATTAAAAAGATTGATTCTGCCATCCTTGGTGCAGTGAAGAAGCTGCAGGACGGTACGCTTGAAATGGGTAAACGCGATGTGCTTGGCTTTGTTGAAGACGGCGTGGGCATTGCCGAGAACGAGATCTACAAGGCAGCATTCCCGGCGGAACTGCAGACCAAGATTGAAGAAGTGAAGCAGAAGCTGATCAATAAGGAAATTAAGGTGGATAACGCAATGGGTATGGAGACTTCTGAAGTGGAAGCGATCCGTAATGCCGTTAAACCTTAAGGACATGAATCTAACTTTGGTTGAAAGGCGTTGATGACCCATGGCAAATGCTCTGCTGGAAATGCGGGGAATCACCAAAGTGTATCCGAACGGTGTGGTTGCCAACAAGGACGTTGAGTTCTCTCTGCGCGAAGGCGAGATCCATGCGATTGCGGGTGAGAACGGAGCCGGTAAATCGACTCTGATGAAAATTATGTTCGGAATGGAGAGCCCGAGCGAAGGCGGGCTCTACATTCGGGGAGAACAAGTGAAGCTTCAGTCTCCGCAGGACGCGATTGACCGCGGCATTGGCATGGTGCATCAGCATTTCATGCTGGTGCCTTCTTTTACAGTGGCGGAGAATATGGTGCTGGGAATGGAGCCGAAGAAGGGCGTGGGCTTCAATTATGCAGAGGCCGTACGTCTGACGGAAGCAACTGCGCGTAAATATAATCTCTCGGTGAATGCCAAGGCGAAGGTGGAGGACCTGAGCGTCGGCATGAAGCAGAAGGTGGAAATTCTGAAGGCGCTGGTGCGCGGGGCCAAGATACTCATCCTTGATGAGCCGACAGCGGTGCTGACTCCGCAGGAGACGGAGGAGCTGTTCCATGAACTGCAGCAGCTTAAGGAGCAGGGACACACGATTGTGTTCATCTCGCACAAGCTGAAGGAGGTCAAGGCCATCTGTGACCGGATTACCATCATGCGCGGCGGCCGGAGTGAAGGCGTCTTCGAGACCAAGGAAGTAACGGAGCAGGAGATTTCGCGGCTGATGGTGGGACGGGATGTGGTGCTGAAGTATGACAAAAGCGATCTTCCCTACGGCAAGCCGGTGCTTGCGGTGGAAGGGCTGAGCGTCTCAGACAGCCAAGGCAAAGCGCTGCTCTCCGAGATCAGCTTCTCGGTCCGTGAAGGCCAGATTGTCGGCATCGCCGGCGTTGAAGGGAACGGACAGACGCAGCTGATCGAGGCGCTGACCGGCGGCCTGCGCGGGGTTGGCGGCAGCGGGTCGGTACAGGTGAAGGGGAAGGATATCCGTGAACTGGATATTCTGGACATCCGCAACCTGGGGGTATCCTATATCCCTGAGGACCGGATGCGCCAGGGCTCTGCTGGAGAAGCCAGCATTGCCGACAACCTGATCTCCACGCGCTACCGCCAGAAGGATATGAATAAGGGGCCATTTCTGCACGGGTCCAGAATTGCTGCGCTGGCCTCTGCGCTGGTAGAGGAATTCAAGGTGCGGTGCTCCGGTCCGCAGCAGCCGATCGGCATGCTGTCCGGCGGTAACATGCAGAAGGTGGTCGTAGCGAGAGAGTGTTCCACGAATCCGCAGCTGCTGATCGCCGAGCAGCCGACCCGGGGCGTGGATATCGGGGCTGCCCAGTTCATTCACCAGAAGCTGCTGGAGCTGCGCTCGGCGAACTGTGCCACGCTGCTGGTATCAGCGGATCTGAATGAAATTCTGGAGCTGAGCGACAGTCTTCTCGTGATGTACGAGGGCCAGATTGTGGCCTATTTCGAACATCCGTCAGCAGTCGGTGAGGAAGAGCTGGGGCTCTATATGCTGGGAATCAACCGGCAGGACAAAGAGCAGACCGGGAGGGCCGCAAATCATGTTTAAAGTCAAATATTTCGAGGCGATCCGCACAGCGGCGGTCATCGTCATTGCACTTATTATCGCGTTCCTGATCATCTCGCTGGTCAGTGACCACCCGGTGAAGACGATCGGAATTTTCCTCTGGGAGCCGTTGTCCACGAAGGGCCATATCGGCAACGTCATTGAAATGGCGATCCCGTTGATGTTCACCGGTCTTGCGGTCTCTCTGCTGTTCCGGGCCAATATGTTCAACCTGGGAGCGGAGGGGATCTTCTACTTCTCAGGAGTGGTGACTACTGCACTGGCGATTCATCTCAGCCTGAACAGCTGGTTCCATCCGGTAGTGGCGATTCTTGCAGGCTCCATCGTGGGGGCGTTGCTCTCCGCCATCCCCGGTATTCTCAAAGCCAGGTGGAATGCCAATGAGCTGGTCACTTCGCTGATGTTCAATAACATCCTGTTCGGGGTGGGGCTGTATCTGCTGAACTATCATCTGCGGGATGCCAAGGCGTTTGCCAATGTTTCTTTTAAATTTGAGAAAACGGCCCAGCTCAGCAAGCTGTTTGCAGGAACGCGGATTCACACCGGACTTATTATTGTGCTGGTGCTAATCGTACTGGCCCATCTGTTCCTCTACAAGACCAAATGGGGCTACGAGCTGCGGATGACCGGGGTTAACCGGGAATTCGCCCGTTACTCGGGGATGAAGACGGCCAAGGTGATCATTCTGGTCCATCTGATCGCCGGGTTCATTGCCGGTATGGGAGGCTCGGTGGAGGTGCTCGGGATGTACAGCCGGTTTCAGTGGACCTCCTTGCCGGGCTACGGTATGGATGGTGCTCTGGTGGCCATGTTGGCTAAGAATAATCCGTTCTCCGTCATTGTCTCGGCGCTCTTCCTGGCCTATATCCGCATTGGCGCCGATATGATGTCACGCCTTTCCGATGTGCCGTCCGAGATGATCTCGATTATCCAGGCTGTCATTATTCTGCTGATATCCGCTGAGCAGTTCCTCAAGTTCTGGAAGAACCGCATGCTGCTGAAGGAGGCGAAGGAAGCATGAACAGTCTGCTGAATGTCATACTGACTACGGATTTTGCCTTCTCTGTCCTGCGTGTAACTACGCCTATACTGTTCGCTGCACTGGGGGCGCTGATCTCGAACCGTGCCGGAATTATCAACATCGGAATGGAAGGGATCATGCTGGTCTCGGCGCTGGCCGGGGTTATCGTGAGTGCCTACACGCAGAGTGCCTGGGTGGGGCTGCTTGGGGCGGTGCTGTCGGGAACGTTGATTGCGGGGATTCTGGCTTTTTTCACCTTGAAGTTCAAGACCCATATTATTCTCGGCGGGGTGGCGATTAATATGTTCGCTTCCGGCGGTACGGTCTTTATTCTGTATCTCCTGAGCGGCGACAAAGGATCTTCCACCTCCTTAGCGAGTAAAGTGCTGCCGAGTATAGATATTCCGCTCCTGCAGGATATTCCGGTGCTGGGCCCGATTCTGTCGGGGCACCACATTCTGACGTATTTCTCTATATTGTCAGTGCTCGTAGTCTACTATCTGCTCAACCGTACACCGCTGGGACTGCGAATCCGCTCTGTGGGCGAGAATCCGCATGCTGCCCAGTCCGTAGGTGTCAGTGTGGTCCGCATTCAGTACAGCGCGCTGCTGCTCAGCGGCTTCTTCGCCAGTCTGGGCGGAGCCTATATGTCGATGGGCTACCTGTCGCTGTTCACCCGTGATATGATCGCCGGCCGGGGCTGGATTGCCATTGCCGCTGAATCCATGGGCCGCAGCACCACCGTGGGCACAGCGCTAACCTCACTGCTCTTCGGCGCAGCTGACGCGCTCTCCAATGCTCTGCAGGTACTGAAGATTCCAGCCGAGCTGATCGCTACGCTACCTTATGTGGCAACGGTCATTGGTCTGATTATCTACGCCATCTCCGAGACACGGAAGAAGAATAAGAAGCTTAAGGCTACTGTTACGAAATAAAGTATCCACTCACAACTAATCTAAGGGAGCGACAACGATGCCAACACCTATCATTATTGACTGCGATCCGGGGCATGACGACGCGATTGCCATTCTGCTTGCATTGGCACATCCGGGAGAGCTGGATATCCGGGGGATTACAACCGTTGGCGGCAACCAGATTCTGGACAAAATCACCGACAACGCACTCAAGATTCTCAGCTTTGTAAATGCAGATATTCCAGTAGCCAAAGGCGCGGCGGCGCCGCTGCTGGGCAAGCTTGTTACCGGGGAAGAAGCCCACGGGGAGTCCGGGATGGACGGCCCGGCGCTGCCGGCGAGCAAGTTCAAGCCCGTAGAGCAGGGCGCAGTGGAATTCATGCTGGAAATTATCCGTGCCTCGGAAGAGAAGATTACCCTGGTGCCTACCGCTCCGCTGACGAATATCGCCCTGCTGATTACCGCTTACCCGGAAGTGAAGGAGCGGATCGAGAAGATTTCTCTAATGGGCGGCGGGCTGGCTTACGGCAATGTGACCCGGACAGCGGAGTTCAATATTTATGTGGACCCGGAGGCGGCGCGGATCGTTTTTGAATCCGGCATTCCGATTGTTATGAGCGGACTGGATGTAACGGATAAGGCAGCGATCTTCGAAGAGGAGATTCAGGAGCTCAAGACGCGCGGCCCCGTGTCCGTCATGGTCGGTGAGCTGCTGGATTTCTATTCGATCTACGGGAAGAAAATGGGCTTTGTCGGCAATGCACTGCATGACCCTTGCGCCATTGCCTGGCTGCTGCATCCGGAGCTGTTCGAATCTGAGCACCTGTATGTAACGGTAGAGACCGAAGGCAAACTTACCCGGGGCAT
The window above is part of the Paenibacillus sp. FSL H8-0048 genome. Proteins encoded here:
- a CDS encoding ABC transporter ATP-binding protein; this translates as MANALLEMRGITKVYPNGVVANKDVEFSLREGEIHAIAGENGAGKSTLMKIMFGMESPSEGGLYIRGEQVKLQSPQDAIDRGIGMVHQHFMLVPSFTVAENMVLGMEPKKGVGFNYAEAVRLTEATARKYNLSVNAKAKVEDLSVGMKQKVEILKALVRGAKILILDEPTAVLTPQETEELFHELQQLKEQGHTIVFISHKLKEVKAICDRITIMRGGRSEGVFETKEVTEQEISRLMVGRDVVLKYDKSDLPYGKPVLAVEGLSVSDSQGKALLSEISFSVREGQIVGIAGVEGNGQTQLIEALTGGLRGVGGSGSVQVKGKDIRELDILDIRNLGVSYIPEDRMRQGSAGEASIADNLISTRYRQKDMNKGPFLHGSRIAALASALVEEFKVRCSGPQQPIGMLSGGNMQKVVVARECSTNPQLLIAEQPTRGVDIGAAQFIHQKLLELRSANCATLLVSADLNEILELSDSLLVMYEGQIVAYFEHPSAVGEEELGLYMLGINRQDKEQTGRAANHV
- a CDS encoding ABC transporter permease, whose product is MFKVKYFEAIRTAAVIVIALIIAFLIISLVSDHPVKTIGIFLWEPLSTKGHIGNVIEMAIPLMFTGLAVSLLFRANMFNLGAEGIFYFSGVVTTALAIHLSLNSWFHPVVAILAGSIVGALLSAIPGILKARWNANELVTSLMFNNILFGVGLYLLNYHLRDAKAFANVSFKFEKTAQLSKLFAGTRIHTGLIIVLVLIVLAHLFLYKTKWGYELRMTGVNREFARYSGMKTAKVIILVHLIAGFIAGMGGSVEVLGMYSRFQWTSLPGYGMDGALVAMLAKNNPFSVIVSALFLAYIRIGADMMSRLSDVPSEMISIIQAVIILLISAEQFLKFWKNRMLLKEAKEA
- a CDS encoding ABC transporter permease; this translates as MNSLLNVILTTDFAFSVLRVTTPILFAALGALISNRAGIINIGMEGIMLVSALAGVIVSAYTQSAWVGLLGAVLSGTLIAGILAFFTLKFKTHIILGGVAINMFASGGTVFILYLLSGDKGSSTSLASKVLPSIDIPLLQDIPVLGPILSGHHILTYFSILSVLVVYYLLNRTPLGLRIRSVGENPHAAQSVGVSVVRIQYSALLLSGFFASLGGAYMSMGYLSLFTRDMIAGRGWIAIAAESMGRSTTVGTALTSLLFGAADALSNALQVLKIPAELIATLPYVATVIGLIIYAISETRKKNKKLKATVTK
- a CDS encoding BMP family ABC transporter substrate-binding protein, whose product is MLLAVMVLVAACGNNKSGNGNGAAATPGTDAEGGGAAAGDKLKVVLLIPGTLGDKSFFDAANNGLQKVKSELGAETKVVEMGADKTKWEPTFNDIAAEDWDVVISGGSEITEMFNATAEANPDKKFINYDTDIEEAPANMYNMSYSTNEVSFLAGAAAALATQSDMPNANKDNVIGFLGGMDIPGINAFLVGYIQGAQYVDPEVKVAVSYAGDFVNPAKGKELSLIQYNSGVDIIFNVAGGTGLGIFDAAKEKNKYAIGVDSDQAMLLKDTDSVKANLIVTSAIKKIDSAILGAVKKLQDGTLEMGKRDVLGFVEDGVGIAENEIYKAAFPAELQTKIEEVKQKLINKEIKVDNAMGMETSEVEAIRNAVKP
- a CDS encoding nucleoside hydrolase; this translates as MPTPIIIDCDPGHDDAIAILLALAHPGELDIRGITTVGGNQILDKITDNALKILSFVNADIPVAKGAAAPLLGKLVTGEEAHGESGMDGPALPASKFKPVEQGAVEFMLEIIRASEEKITLVPTAPLTNIALLITAYPEVKERIEKISLMGGGLAYGNVTRTAEFNIYVDPEAARIVFESGIPIVMSGLDVTDKAAIFEEEIQELKTRGPVSVMVGELLDFYSIYGKKMGFVGNALHDPCAIAWLLHPELFESEHLYVTVETEGKLTRGMTVADRRKKPEQPANTEVLLGVDREAFIKLLFDSLDRLDRQLESPAGEA